GTTTGGAGAAGAAACAATGTGTTTATTGGAAGATTTACATTAACTGTAAATGATATTACTTGAAGAGGAAAATGCAAGAGAGTTATTCCTTAATAGAAAAAAGAAAGTTGCTTAAGTTGTCTTTGGAAGAACTTGCTCCGCAAGTTCTGGTTATCTATTCAAGGGGGACGTGCATCTGCTAAGGAAGTCGTCTCTGCAAAAAGAAGAAATGTCGAGAGATCATTGTTTGGTGCTTGTGTGATCAAGTCTTTGGTGTCACTGCTCTGCGTTAGGTGTTGACGTAGTTGGTGAGGTACTTCCAGAATGTTAGAAGATTGAAGTCTAGATTCAGGGAAAGTTTAGCTCGGGATCAGGGTGATTCTGATAAACAAAAATCTAGACTATAGGGTGAGTTTTAGCTTAGGATTGGGATAATCCTAAAGGATTTTTGTAATAGAAAAGATTGGTGTAAGACTTTCTTGTTCTGGTGAATTCGAAAAGAGAAAAACTTGTGTCTTGTTTATTTCTGCATTTTACTCTGACCTCACTTCACTTACACGATACTTATTGTGCTTTAGAAGATGAGATGagtaaaagatataaaaaaaaacttattggGTTGTTGCTTTAGTTAGAACCAAAATTAGAAACTTGGAACGTGAgggtaaaaaagaaaatttactagAGGTTTTTGTTGGAGAAATTACATCTAGCAAATAATGATAGGTTGGTAAACTGTCCATATtatagtcttttctttttagaCTTACTAGTAATGATTCTTTTTAGTTATAGGATCTCTACTTGATATAAGTTCTTCTGATGTTGTATCATTAGGACCTATTGAGATATTAAGTTATCTGTTAATCTTCAACGCTTCATCTCTTTCCTCTTTGTACATATAAGCTTCTTCACGGTCGACCGAAGTCTCTTCATTTGGAATTTGTGATCCAGGTATCAatacttttacaatttttcgATTGATTCAAACATTTTGATCTTCCTTTGGAATTCGTGCTCACGTGGCCTTGTTGGAACCATCTGATTTCCTATATTCCTCCCTCTTTCTCTTGTGCTGCAAGTAAAGCACGAGAGCTCAAATTGCTACAACGATTGAATAGAATTTCCCGTACACAACACTGTAGTTGGCCAGATACGTTGTAGGTTTAAGAAGTGTAATGTATCTTGTATTCTTTacttatttttcctttttttttgctaaaaatatgctttattttttacaattaatttctcttatttccttttctttaatattattttttctccaaattaaaaatataattatttgttttattttaaatttattatgtttgtattaatttatttcagTAGTCAGATTGAAATAACAgttaaaatgaataaatttcattacTTCCGAGGATGTTTGCACTAGACTATATCATAGTGTTCCCACTGGTACATGTATTGTTACGTTGAACTACAAGCTTATTGATCATGTTAGTTGGCAGTTTTTTGTATCTTTTGAGTATGCAGATATgtcaatattttcaaattatatatttttctaaatatcaTATTCAATTTCTCTTACAAACAATGGATCTCATTAATCTACATTaattattctaaaaaaataattacccTTTTGTAAATATCAATCCTAACATTTAGGGATGTGTATTCAATTAGGAGTTTGAagtgatttttattaaaatgataaatctaCTGTTcttaaaacatgattttttattaaaaaaaaaactttgaaatcTAGTAGTATTGAACTTGTCATTTCATAATAGACTCTTAAATGCACTATTATTGAATAAATTTAAGTTCGAAATTTTAGAGTGATTTATTTCTAGAGTGTTTGAGGAgttttttagttataaaaaaaaaatccaaatctcATAGTTTTAGATGAAATTCTAAACTGATTTAACAAAATCAGAATTTCTCTAATTCAGGTACAATCACTTAAAAGTTCATATTCAATACATCCCCTCCCTTAAGTTTGGgttattgttttatatatatttttagttagcttttaattatattattatttaccttaataaatttattacgTCTACATCTACACATGGACATGATATTGAAATATACACTTGTTGCTATTATCACCATTCGATcgctctatatattaattgacaaGTTACATTTTTTCTAATGTGTTACTCGGAAAACTCTCAAATTAGgtattttaatttgattgattgatgattttttatttatttaattcaattttaaaaaaaaaaactaaatcaagAACTAACTTACAACAATAACCAAACCAATCATACTTAACTATAATAGTTATCAGAGATATGTAACTTTTCCTTGGATATTTTATAGATAAtgataaaaaatacaattagcGGTTATAAATTTTACTACTTTATGTATGATGTAGATAATAATAtgcaaaattatatataatttaatgatGGTGAGGTGTGGTGTTTATGGTACTTTAATGATGCATCGCAAAGATGTGTTGTTATGTGATGCCATGTTGGATTATGACTGTGTCATCAGGATTTGACATTGAGTTTATCTATTTGGGATCTGTACAAGTCTCGTTTATAATAATAAGTCACATTCTACCAAATTAACCAAATGGTATTCTTGTATTTGTAAGAATTTCTTTGTTTTGCAGTTGCATCATCATGAACAATATGgtatttttggttttcaatACAATCAGAAGCAAAATCTCTCATTTATGTATTCCTTTAATGAATCATGacttttttataaacagatccaAGTCTCTTAGTTGTGATCGAGTATATGGTGCAGGTTCATTGCATTCTGCATCCTCGTTCTACTGATCGAAGATATATCAACCCACGCCTTATTCtctgcaacaaaaaaaatgtttcaacaATCAAAAGAGATGAACCACAAAAATCTCATATCGAGCAATCTATAGACTAGTCAGATATTCAAGTACCTCTCCAGTATCTTGAAGCTGAAGTAGTTCCAACCTTTCTGAAGGTCTCCTATCTGTCAATGTCGCAAGCTGACACCCCCAAAAAAACAAAGCCATTGAGTTAACACAAGTATACATGGCAAGAGTTGTGTCCAACTTTAGAGAGTGTTTTGTAAATTACCCAGAAACTGAAGCGTTCGGGATCTTGAGGTGTAGGTATCATAGATTCAACAATTAGAAGTGTTTCAAGTCTTCTTCTATCTGCGTAAAAAACAAAAAGGGAAAGACTCGATCATGTCTAAGACTTAAAAGAGTATTCAAAGTGGCACAACTACAAATAAAATAGTTTGCATACCTCCTTGTCTAGCTGCTTCCTTTGCTCTCTCTAGCCATGCCCGAGCAAATGATGCTGCACTAGTCGTCAGTTCCCGCAGCTGTAACGAGtcacaaagaaaagtgagaaaACAAGAGAAAGGGTATAAACTCATTAGTACAGTTGAGATGTTCGGTAATCAATACATCTGCTTTCTCTTGGTCGCTTTGTGGTGGTATGTCTGTGACCCATTCAACCTCTGCAACACGATACCTGAAAAGAAGAAAACGGATATTAAAACGACAAGCATTTGTGTTTGAATATAACTTAAAATGATGATGCATGTATGAAACAAACAGAACACTATGACAAAGCTTTACCCATCTTGATCCCAAGCTTTTACAATGCGACACCTTCTATGGCTTTCCAGCTGAAGAAAAAAGTAGATACTAAGTTCATCATTTGCCACTTACAAATGAATCAATGCCACAAGATAAGTAATAATATTCACCTCCAGGACAAAACGTCCGTCTGGGAGTGGATCACACCTGTGTAATTTTCAAAACGTTATCAGACTCTTTGTCaagataaatcataaactgaaGGCACATTAAGCATCATCAGAAAGAAAGAAGCAACAGACTCTGTGATTTCGACTTCGCAAGCAACATCCACTGGTGAACCTGTCGCAGAATCAAGAGCTACCTATTAACATTGGAACGCACAACCCTTACTAGTCAGAAACGTTTAATGAATGTAGAGTGAAGAAGAAGCAACAAGAAAAAAGATACAACACTCACCATTCCCATCCTATGGTTTCCTTCCATTATTCTTCTCACCTGTTTCAGTTTTCACATGTTAATCAAAGTAAGAAAGATAGGAGAGATTCAGAAAGAAGTTTTCCAATTACTCACCATTAGTCGGTATCTTGGTTCAAATATGTGAAGAGACAACTTCTGACAGGGGATGATGACATCCATGACAAAAAGAGGCATACTTTCATTGCCTAAGTGGACCAGAGTGTCTTGCTCTGATTTCCTTTCAGCATACTCCTCTGGAAAGTTCTTTTGTATGATGTTATTCAATGTCACACTGCCAACACAGAGATACTTCAGTACAAGAACTTTAAATCATAATACATGGAACTTGGAGGAGAATAGATATGAATGCAAATCTTTAACCTGACAGCGCATGTTCTTGGAGTCATAAAAATGACAGTTCGGCATAGTGGACATTTGTTGCCTATAATCCACAAAGCATCAAATAAGTAACACAATAGTAAAAGAAGAAACTTTCACgagtaaaacaacaaaaaaaaaaccatataaaCCCACCACGATCCATGGACTGAAAGAGGCATGATCGGCAGAATGTATGTCCGCATGGAGTTGTAGCAGGATCATACAGCAGTTTCAGGCAAACAGTGCAATCAAAGTCATCAGACCGCTCAGCCTTTACATGAGATTTTCTAGTCGAAGTAGGCATCATAACCTTCTCCAATTCTTGAAGATTGGATCGGAGAGGATCGCTTCATGCGATCAGAAAGAAACTCCAAACTTTAAAAACGATGCATTCTATTAGAAAATCAAGACAGAATCAGAAATGATACACATAGACTACCGTACCTAAAGGGATCAATCTGTAGACCTGAGAGTATAGTGTCACGTGCTGCCTCATATCTTTCTAGCTGCAAGATGAAAACAATTTGACATATGTGAGCAGAGTGAAAACATCTTtgaataagaatataaagatagaGGAATAACTCAGCACATACCAGCATGAGGGCACAAGCCTTTGTTATATATGACTTCACTGAACTGCTGTGAATATTCATCACCTTATCAGCATCCTTAAGAGCAAGCTGTAGAAAATATCAAGTTTTCCAAGGTGAGTCAGAGTCGATTAATTTTGCAACAGCTAGTAACAGGTTAAGCAAGTAGAATAATACATACTTCCCCAAGCATCGACATATCGAAACCATTCAGAGGTCTATACTCAGAAATAGATGCAGATCTGTGCTTCAGATATTGGCCAAATCTAAGAAACAAAAGGCCAAAGGGTTGAGAGATGGAGAATATGTCAATACACACGTAATATATGTTACACAatccaataaaaatatatgtcacTAAAAGAAGAGTTACCTAATATAAGCAGCACTTCTATTGGTTAGAACAACAGGGTCAAGAGGCTTAACAGAATTGGCTTTTGAATAATTGCTAATCGCctggaagaaaagaaaaagatatgtAACTGACGAGAACATGTTTGAGAGAGTTTAATTTGGGTTTCAGCGTCAAAGCTTTAAACTTGCAAGAATATTCTAATGGTGAAAAAGGTTGATAAGCAGTAGCCAGGAATAAACAAATGTATCAGATGGCTAGTGCTACTACCATCATCATGTTCACTATTTCAAAAGCAAACAACACCAAGAAGCTACAAGACCACCAAATCAATTCGCTTGAGGCAATTGCAGTAAGATCAATAAAAGCTCAAGAGAGAGATTGATTGATTTCACCTCTTCAAAGCGAGACTCTTTGAAAGCTTCGTTTCCCTTCTCTACAAGTTGAAAAACTTGATTGTGTATGTCCAAAGGCAATGAATTGTCAGCTTCACTGACCTGGACAATCAAGAACAAAACATTAGTGGATGAACACAAAGCCTCAACCAGATTATGCATTGTCCGCAAATTACTAACGAAGGAACCAATCATGATCACTCACCAGACCATAGTTTTCAACTTCATCCAAACCGAACAGAGTGAATGCAGGAAGAGATTCTTCGTTAGACATCCGAGCAATCAACGCAAGAAAACTGGGTGGGGGTGATAGATTATGAAAACAAAGAGAGGTTGAAGGGAAGAAGCAACAGAGAGAGAGTATAGTCGTGGACAGTTGTGCGTCGTTCGTTCGTTTGCGACCACGGATTTGAATCCTCTACGTGTTTATACTCTCTCCAAGCCCTTCTTCGTCTCTTTTTTTCAATCTATCTCTCCTCTTTGCTAAAGGTAAAGGTAAAGGTAAAGGTCAATCCTTTTTTctaagtgttaaaaaaaagaaaaaaaaaaggtgaatcCTTTTGTTTGTCTTTGATCTTCTTCCTGCTTATTGGGTCTTAGAATTCTCTTACAAGCCCATTTATATTCAATGAATAATAAGCAATTACTTTTTTACATCAATTAATCaagaaaattatgtaattatgcAAATTAACCACGCAAAATTATGTAATTTTCACTCTCAAGTTCTATGAGACTCTTTACTCATAGCTCTTGTTAGTAGAGATGCCAAACAGGTTTACCCATCCCGTTCCGTCCCGTACCGCAGCGGGTTAGTCGTCGAGTGGGTTACAGCGGGCCTGTCTCGCGCGGGCTGCGGTCTTCAAAATACCGGTCCAAACCCGTACCGCAAAATATATAGGCCTTCGCGGGCCGTCCCGTGGGACGCCTCCTTATCAAACCGCCTACTACAGTTTTTTTTCATGAATGTTCAAGTATAAGAGTTGTGTAAGAGAGTTGAAGAGAGCTCATTTAGCTTCACTAAAGActtatcaaaatcaatgccaCAAAGCTCTGTTTGTGCTTGCGTTCTTGAGTTAAAAAGCCTTCTTTTGTTATCATCATAAgcttttgttgagtttgaatctgattgaATTGTTATCTTTGTAATAAGTTGGGAAGTGTTTTATGTCTTCATCAAAccatttctctttttaattatttggattgCAAAGAAAATCGTGAATCACTTTACCAAATTATACAAGTGACGTGTTATACAACTAACTTTTCTCCTAAACAACACCActgtaaccaaatttaatttaagaaaacaaCCACTTCACaatactgaaaacaaaaccaatcaacttaaacaagaaatatcacattgtaataaagcaattcatagttgtgtgtaataaaaagaaaaaaacaaatcaaaacaacaCCAGAGCTCGAATCGTCATCGCTGGAGCTGGAGTCGTCATCGCCGGAGCTCGAATCATACATCATCGCCGGAACTCCTTATGTTTTATGGGAGAAAAGTCACaagaatcgttttttttttctctttctctctctctctctatctctctctctctcgatgtTTTAGGCGAAAGTAGAAATGGGGACTTAGGGTTGCGGGTCTTCAAAATCCCGCG
The nucleotide sequence above comes from Brassica napus cultivar Da-Ae chromosome A9, Da-Ae, whole genome shotgun sequence. Encoded proteins:
- the LOC106369063 gene encoding LON peptidase N-terminal domain and RING finger protein 1, yielding MSNEESLPAFTLFGLDEVENYGLVSEADNSLPLDIHNQVFQLVEKGNEAFKESRFEEAISNYSKANSVKPLDPVVLTNRSAAYIRFGQYLKHRSASISEYRPLNGFDMSMLGELALKDADKVMNIHSSSVKSYITKACALMLLERYEAARDTILSGLQIDPFSDPLRSNLQELEKVMMPTSTRKSHVKAERSDDFDCTVCLKLLYDPATTPCGHTFCRSCLFQSMDRGNKCPLCRTVIFMTPRTCAVSVTLNNIIQKNFPEEYAERKSEQDTLVHLGNESMPLFVMDVIIPCQKLSLHIFEPRYRLMVRRIMEGNHRMGMVALDSATGSPVDVACEVEITECDPLPDGRFVLELESHRRCRIVKAWDQDGYRVAEVEWVTDIPPQSDQEKADLRELTTSAASFARAWLERAKEAARQGDRRRLETLLIVESMIPTPQDPERFSFWLATLTDRRPSERLELLQLQDTGERIRRGLIYLRSVERGCRMQ